AGTGCCCTGTTCCCTTCAGGGTTCGAAGAAGGTCTGACTGTGGCCACAGTGGTGGAGTCAGCCCTCTGTGCTCTGAGAAACTGCCTGGCCTTCATGTCCCCAGGTGAGGCTGGGGTCTGGCGTATGTGAATGGTGGTGGGAGTTCTTTGACTGGGAGGCCAGGAACAGGTCctcattccttcctcttccatGACAGCTGAACAGAACCCCGCTCCCCTGGCCCAGCCAGAGCCTCTGGTGTGGGTCAGCAAGTGGGTTGACTATTCCAACAAGTTTGGCTTTGGGTATCAACTGTCCAGCCGCCGTGTGGCTGTGCTCTTCAACAATGGCACACACATGGCCCTGTCAGCCAACAAAAAGTAAGTGGTGTCATGGGGTGTCTTGTATCCAGCCCACTGTACTCAGCAGGGCTGTACCTTGGTGTGTGCTCCTGGGCTCCCGGACCTGCAGTCTCTCAGGGGAGTGGCGTGGGTACAGGGCTCCGTCTGACTTCTGTCTCCGTCTCCTCCCCTCCAGGACTGTGCACTACGACCCCACCAGCACCAAGCACTTCTCCTTCTCTGTGGGTGCTGTGCCTCGGGCCCTGCAGCCTCAGCTGGGTGTCCTGAGGTATTTCGCCTCCTACATGGAGCAGCGCCTCATGAAGGTTTGTGGACTGGGGTGGGGCACGTTGAGGATGAACACATCCTGATCCCTTTCTGTTCCCCTTTGGGGGCGGGTGGGCGAGGGGATGGGTGCTGAAGCTAGAAGCTGAACCTCTAAGGGAGACATGAATGGAGAGAGGACTGACTCATGTCAGACAATTGACCTGCCCCTGCTCCCAGGGTGGAGATCTGCCCAGTGTGGAAGAGGTGGAGGTGCCTGTCCCCCCACTCCTGCTACAGTGGGTCAAGACTGATCAGGCCCTACTCATGCTCTTTAGTGATGGCACCATCCAGGTAAGAGCTCCTCTTGGAGTTGGGGGCAAGGTCTGGGAGGTCCAGGGTGCTGGGGAGGAAACGATCTGGGCCTTAGGCCCTGATCAGTGCCACCCTCCTGCGCACAGGTGAACTTCTACGGAGACCACACCAAGCTGATCCTCAGTGGCTGGGAGCCCCTCCTTGTGACTTTTGTGGCCCGCAATCGCAGTGCTTGTACTTACCTCGCTTCCCACCTTCAGCAGCTGGGCTGCTCCCCAGACCTGAGGCAGCGGCTCTGCTATGCTCTGCGCCTGCTCCGGGACCGCTGCCCAGTCTAGGCCCCAACCTGCGGGGCCGGCCACCGCCCAAGCCCTCAGGCCTGACGCCTGTGCCTGTAAGGCTCTGGCCCTTGCCTTTGTGGCCCTCCCTGTTCCTTTGGTGCCTCACTGGGGGCTCTGGGCTGAATCCCCCAGGGAATCAGGGACCAGCTTTACTGGGGTTGGAGGCGGCCTCCTACCCCTTCTCCAAGAAAAGCCTGAGCCTTAGCCCCCCGCTAGGGGGCGTTATTTATGGACCACTTTTATTTATtgacagacatttatttattgGGATGTGAGCCCCAGGGAGGGCCTCCTCCTGGTATAATAAACCGTTTTTGCAAAACTCGGGGGAGTCCTCACTCGCAGTAGAGCCTGTGGACCGTGGCCACGGCGAAGAGGGAGGTGTTGGTGATGGCGGCCGAGACCAGCCCGTCGCGCGCCGCGTCCCAGAGCGCGCGGCTGACCACGCGCACGCCCTGGCCGGCGCGCGGCCCCAGCACCACGCTGCACACCAGTTTGTAGCGCGGCGGGCTGAGCTCGCGCAGGCGCACGCGCACCAGCTCGCACAGCTCCCGCGCCAGCCGCCCGGCCTCGGCGCGGGAGTAGCGCGCGTCGCGCAATCCTGCCTACAACGCCGCTTCCAGGGCCCACTGTGCGCGCACGGCCTCCCAGCGCTCCCCTGGCGCCGGCTCCGTGCGGTACGAGGGTTCTGCCCAGCGGGCGGCCGCCAGGGGTAAGCCAGAGAAGCTGACCCGCGAGCCTAGAgggggcagggggcccagggaTGGGCGCCGACCCCCCAAGACCTGCGCCTGGCCCGGCCAGCGAGTTGCGGCGCAAAAAGGACGAGGTCGGACCTAGCACGGAGCCACGGCGGGAGGCCGGGCCTGAGCCCTCTGGTCGGGTGTCATCGATGCTGGGCAGACGGCCTGGAGGCCACGCTGGTGATAGTTTCAGCCCATGGTCTTTGGAAGTCTCCTCCTCCTGGCGTCCGGAGGGCACAGGCCTGCCAGCCATGGACCTGACGGCTGGAAGACCCACGCTTGGACGGGATGGCCCTCTCTGGCCGTCTCTGTACACCATCCCGTCTCTTACTTAAGAGTTTTTACCCCCTAATCCCTTCTTACCTAATTTTTTGGGGGACAGGTGAATCAAATAGTCCGGGGCTGCGTGGATTCCTAGGTGCTTAGAGGGTTAAGGGCTGTTAGGGACACAATAAGAGGAGAGATGCTGCTCAGACTATCTTGCTGTCCCTGCCCCCTGAGCTCCACTTTCCTATGGAGGTTAGTTAAATGAGCTCGAAGTACACCTTTTCTCCCTTCCACCTGACTTCACCAGCAGAAGGGGGAGATGTATCTGCCCTCTGCCTCAGCCTAGACAGTGGCGCCTCCACCCCCTGACCAGAGGGAGGGACAGACAGACCCAACTCCTTCAACCCCCACAGATCCTTCTAGCTCTGTGAGTCTTGAATCCAGCCATCCTCCACCCCTACCAGCTCTTAAGGTGGCTGGCACAAAGATCCCTACAACTGGCTGCAGCTGGGGCCAGGTGACTCAGGATGGTCCTTCCACTCTCTGCTTTTGGCTTCTGGCCCTACCTCCAGAATCAATTCTGGGATGGCTGCCCTCTTCTCCCGAAACTCCTCAGACACCTGAGTCACCTGTAGCCTTTGGCCTCCAAGCTCTCTCCTAACAGCCCTTGCCCAGCTGGCCTGGCTGGCAGGTGGGAGGTTAAGGGCCCTTTGCCTTTGTTGTGGAGTtgccatgggttgctgggtaagCACTCCCCTCTTCCTGGTTCCCACTTTCCCGCCCTGGCTCTGGCTTAACCTGGGAGTGTTCCTACGTGCCGGGTGACTGAGTCATCAGGGGAGAGGGATCAGCGGGGGCTTAGAGCCCTAGGGCATACAAGTATGACTGAAGGGGCAGATGTAGAGAGGGGCTCTGGTCAGATTGGTGTCCCCCTACCCCAGAGCTCTTGAGCCACTGTCCATTTCACCCCTTGTGAAGACTGGCTCTCTACTTGTAAGCAAGTCTCAGAGGGCCTGGGATATGGGGAGACCCTGAGGCTGTGGGGGAGGCCCCTCAGAAATCCGGACCTGGGCCTACGGGAAGGAGCGTGTCCCGGCCCTGTCATCTCCCCGTCAGCCTCAACTAGGGCAAATGTTTCCGTTCCCTGTGCAGAGCTCGGGTGTGGCTTGGATGACTTCCTCAgttcagggctgggggaggggggaaggatgaCCCATCCGAACACAGGCCTGATGCAACAGTGGTGACTCCACTCCTAAGTGCACCCTGCTGACCTCAGCGCCCTGGGGCTTGTCCCCAGCTGTCCACACCTCTTGTGTGCCCTACTGCCCAGATTGCCGCCCCCACCCCACTTCGGTTGCACTTCAGGGATGCCAGAGACCATGACTCCTCTGTCAGAGGTGACACCTCCTCACCTGACCCCCCTCTGGGAGTGACAGGACTGCCACCTCCCAAACAAGCCAGGTCTGGGCCCTGAAAACGGTCCATAGGGAC
Above is a window of Balaenoptera acutorostrata chromosome 1, mBalAcu1.1, whole genome shotgun sequence DNA encoding:
- the DYNLT4 gene encoding LOW QUALITY PROTEIN: dynein light chain Tctex-type 4 (The sequence of the model RefSeq protein was modified relative to this genomic sequence to represent the inferred CDS: deleted 1 base in 1 codon; substituted 1 base at 1 genomic stop codon), whose protein sequence is MVYRDGQRGPSRPSVGLPAVRSMAGRPVPSGRQEEETSKDHGLKLSPAWPPGRLPSIDDTRPEGSGPASRRGSVLGPTSSFLRRNSLAGPGAGLGGRRPSLGPLPPLGSRVSFSGLPLAAARWAEPSYRTEPAPGERWEAVRAQWALEAALXAGLRDARYSRAEAGRLARELCELVRVRLRELSPPRYKLVCSVVLGPRAGQGVRVVSRALWDAARDGLVSAAITNTSLFAVATVHRLYCE